Proteins from a single region of Streptomyces sp. HUAS 15-9:
- a CDS encoding bifunctional DNA primase/polymerase has translation MSSTRNVTSDGAAWLASAGTYPRGTLAFWAERPDAPVALPCGAAFDVVNVPAIFGRRMLDRLWDEGPGSGPVAVFRGRMLLFAAPGTAQRLPSLLAWEEWGTREGVSGRTGGVPPLICHGTGDAVTVPALTGDGAPASGGSRWLVAPDTRHPWLPGPEVLLWAAVRAARAGVRISIFPPADQDAKVYDVSRRR, from the coding sequence ATGAGCAGCACACGGAATGTCACCTCCGACGGCGCCGCCTGGCTCGCCTCTGCCGGAACGTATCCGCGCGGCACACTCGCGTTCTGGGCGGAGCGCCCGGACGCACCGGTGGCCCTGCCCTGCGGTGCCGCCTTCGACGTGGTGAACGTGCCGGCGATCTTCGGACGCCGGATGCTGGACCGGTTGTGGGACGAGGGGCCGGGATCCGGGCCGGTCGCGGTGTTCCGGGGCCGGATGCTCCTGTTCGCCGCGCCGGGCACGGCCCAGCGGCTGCCCTCGCTGCTGGCCTGGGAGGAGTGGGGGACACGGGAGGGCGTCAGCGGCCGGACGGGGGGCGTGCCTCCCCTCATCTGCCACGGCACCGGAGACGCCGTGACCGTCCCGGCGCTCACCGGCGACGGCGCCCCGGCCTCCGGCGGCTCCCGCTGGCTGGTCGCCCCTGACACCCGGCACCCATGGCTGCCGGGCCCCGAGGTCCTGCTCTGGGCGGCCGTACGGGCGGCCCGCGCAGGCGTGCGGATATCGATTTTTCCTCCCGCCGATCAGGATGCTAAGGTCTACGACGTCAGCAGGCGCCGCTAG
- a CDS encoding M6 family metalloprotease domain-containing protein, giving the protein MSALAATSILSGPSAAEPFSTAPCALHRTDAHHSEGVDTWNPAYTRPTRPMSAVLVFLSFPDATPHTTPAELTADHFPATSRFFEQASYGKFALRPHPLTHWLRMPHPSTSYAIRRDWSPARRAAYLRDAFAAADREVDFSRYDIVYFVADPDAPGVDSDATKVVNLDTPTHVDGTDVRRVVTVFEHHPPDRLVLAHETGHVFDLPDLYHRPADGKGDWDTYVGDWDLMGSQFGLSPDLFAWHKWKLGWLDPRQVACVKGTGPTRLTLEPLAAGPGTPVTAASGAPGFGLGDGTKLAVVRTGADSVLAFEARGPAGNDHATCREGVLVYRVRGEAASGGGPVEVVDAHPHTEACWEDSVYAPLADAPVGLGESFTVPGEGVKVEVDGRTASGAWTVKITPGVSG; this is encoded by the coding sequence ATGTCGGCGCTCGCGGCGACCTCGATCCTGTCCGGCCCCTCGGCCGCCGAGCCGTTCTCCACGGCTCCGTGCGCGCTGCACCGGACCGACGCGCACCACTCGGAGGGCGTGGACACCTGGAACCCCGCCTACACCCGGCCGACCCGCCCGATGTCGGCGGTGCTGGTGTTCCTCTCCTTCCCGGACGCCACCCCGCACACCACTCCCGCGGAGCTGACCGCCGACCACTTCCCGGCCACCAGCCGCTTCTTCGAGCAGGCCTCCTACGGGAAGTTCGCGCTGCGCCCGCATCCACTGACGCACTGGCTCCGCATGCCGCACCCGTCGACGTCGTACGCCATACGGCGTGACTGGAGCCCGGCACGGCGGGCCGCCTATCTGCGCGACGCGTTCGCCGCGGCCGACCGCGAGGTCGACTTCTCGCGCTACGACATCGTCTACTTCGTGGCCGACCCGGACGCGCCCGGCGTGGACTCCGACGCGACGAAGGTCGTCAACCTCGACACCCCGACCCATGTCGACGGCACGGACGTACGGCGGGTCGTCACGGTCTTCGAACACCATCCGCCGGACCGGCTGGTCCTCGCGCACGAGACGGGGCATGTCTTCGACCTGCCGGACCTGTACCACCGTCCGGCGGACGGGAAGGGCGACTGGGACACGTACGTCGGGGACTGGGACCTGATGGGCAGCCAGTTCGGACTGTCCCCGGATCTGTTCGCCTGGCACAAGTGGAAGCTGGGCTGGCTCGATCCCCGGCAGGTGGCCTGCGTCAAGGGGACCGGACCCACGCGGCTGACCCTCGAACCCCTCGCCGCCGGACCGGGGACCCCCGTCACGGCCGCCTCCGGCGCTCCGGGCTTCGGGCTGGGCGACGGCACGAAGCTGGCCGTCGTACGCACCGGAGCCGACAGCGTGCTGGCCTTCGAGGCCCGCGGCCCGGCCGGGAACGACCATGCGACCTGCCGGGAGGGCGTGCTCGTGTACCGGGTGCGCGGCGAGGCGGCGTCCGGGGGCGGGCCTGTCGAGGTCGTGGACGCCCACCCGCACACCGAGGCGTGCTGGGAGGACTCGGTGTACGCGCCGCTGGCCGACGCGCCGGTCGGCCTTGGGGAGAGCTTCACGGTGCCCGGGGAGGGCGTGAAGGTGGAGGTGGATGGGCGCACGGCGTCGGGGGCCTGGACGGTGAAGATCACACCGGGGGTTTCCGGCTGA
- a CDS encoding putative bifunctional diguanylate cyclase/phosphodiesterase gives MSGTSEGPTPTADLDRSAVTESDFSAPACAESRPDPPADAYRTVFATAPLGMAVVDREGLVVDANDAFGTLLGTAPEALGGRIAADLVDLASDARIWHAFREVLRGRQAKLRCTRRLKHPDGHSVWAQVTVAPLAGAAPGVLLSVSDISGSRELQARLRHLQMHDPVTRLPNRTLFFERLSAALEAETYEQSGTGRIGLCYLDVDGFKAVNDTLGHRIGDRLLAAVAERLTQVAEEAGYARTGAPLVARLGGDEFALLVEDSTGTEQLADLAEAALEALQAPFDLAGQRLSLTASIGVVERHAAGTTATGLMQAADTTLYWAKADGKARWTLFDPERNAHRMTRQALSSTLRPAIDRGEFTLEYQPLVAMEDGRLRGVEALVRWNHPQFGTLTPNRFIGLAEEDGSIVPLGRWALATACRQARRWQLDHPDEPPIFVSVNVAVRQVWDSDLVADVAQTLAETDLAPHLLQLELTESAVMGSAGRPLQALQALSDMGVRIAIDDFGTGYSNLAYLSRLPVSVLKLDGSFVRGFQYDDPGDRPNPADEVVVEAMIQLAHRLGLTVTAECVETSAQATRLRHIGCDTGQGWLYSRPVSPDRISELLGTETYAVGNP, from the coding sequence GTGAGCGGAACGTCCGAAGGGCCGACGCCCACGGCAGACCTCGACCGGTCCGCCGTCACAGAGAGTGACTTCAGTGCGCCTGCTTGTGCCGAGTCCCGCCCCGATCCCCCGGCGGACGCGTATCGCACTGTCTTCGCGACCGCCCCGCTCGGCATGGCGGTGGTCGACCGCGAGGGCCTGGTCGTCGACGCCAACGACGCGTTCGGCACACTGCTCGGTACGGCCCCCGAAGCACTCGGCGGCCGTATCGCCGCCGACCTGGTCGACCTGGCCTCCGACGCCCGTATCTGGCACGCCTTCCGCGAGGTGCTTCGCGGCCGGCAGGCGAAGCTGCGCTGTACCCGCCGGCTCAAGCACCCCGACGGCCACTCGGTGTGGGCGCAGGTCACGGTCGCACCGCTGGCCGGTGCCGCACCCGGTGTCCTGCTGTCCGTCTCCGACATCAGCGGGAGCCGTGAACTCCAGGCCAGACTGCGACACTTGCAGATGCACGACCCGGTGACCCGGCTGCCCAACCGCACGCTGTTCTTCGAGCGGCTGTCGGCCGCCCTGGAGGCGGAGACGTACGAGCAGAGCGGCACGGGCCGGATCGGCCTGTGCTACCTGGACGTGGACGGCTTCAAGGCGGTCAACGACACCCTCGGCCACCGCATCGGCGACCGGCTGCTGGCCGCCGTAGCCGAACGCCTGACCCAAGTCGCCGAGGAGGCCGGGTACGCGCGCACCGGCGCGCCCCTGGTCGCCAGGCTCGGCGGCGACGAATTCGCCCTGCTGGTCGAGGACTCGACGGGTACCGAGCAGCTGGCCGACCTGGCCGAGGCAGCCCTGGAGGCACTACAGGCCCCCTTCGACCTGGCGGGGCAGCGGCTGTCGCTCACGGCGTCGATCGGTGTCGTCGAACGCCACGCCGCCGGGACGACGGCCACCGGCCTGATGCAGGCGGCCGATACGACCCTGTACTGGGCGAAGGCCGACGGCAAGGCCCGCTGGACACTGTTCGACCCGGAGCGCAACGCGCACCGCATGACCCGCCAGGCGCTCTCCTCGACGCTGCGCCCCGCGATCGACCGGGGCGAATTCACCCTGGAGTACCAGCCGTTGGTCGCGATGGAGGACGGCCGGCTGCGCGGTGTCGAGGCGTTGGTCCGCTGGAATCATCCTCAGTTCGGCACGCTGACGCCGAATCGGTTCATCGGGCTGGCCGAGGAGGACGGCTCCATCGTGCCGCTCGGCCGCTGGGCCCTGGCCACCGCCTGTCGCCAGGCGCGCCGTTGGCAGCTGGACCACCCCGACGAGCCACCGATCTTCGTGAGCGTCAATGTGGCGGTTCGTCAGGTGTGGGACTCGGACCTGGTGGCGGACGTGGCGCAGACCCTCGCGGAAACGGACCTGGCCCCGCATCTGTTGCAGCTGGAACTGACCGAGTCCGCGGTGATGGGTTCGGCGGGCCGCCCGCTGCAGGCCCTCCAGGCCCTCAGTGACATGGGTGTGCGCATCGCCATCGACGACTTCGGCACCGGCTACTCGAACCTGGCGTACCTGAGCCGGCTGCCGGTGTCGGTGCTCAAACTGGACGGCTCGTTCGTACGGGGCTTCCAGTACGACGACCCCGGCGACCGCCCGAACCCGGCCGACGAGGTCGTCGTGGAGGCGATGATCCAGCTGGCCCACCGCCTCGGCCTCACGGTCACCGCCGAGTGCGTGGAGACGTCCGCCCAGGCGACGCGGCTGCGCCACATCGGCTGCGACACCGGCCAGGGCTGGCTGTACTCCCGTCCGGTGTCGCCGGATCGTATCTCCGAGTTGCTGGGGACCGAGACCTATGCGGTCGGCAACCCGTAG
- a CDS encoding LLM class flavin-dependent oxidoreductase: MSADEIRGATHGTAPVPLSVLDLVTVGVGRTAGDALRTSVALSRFAEARGLHRYWVAEHHSMPGVASSSPAVILAHLAAHTERIRLGSGGVMLPNHAPLVIAEQFGTLEAMAPGRIDLGLGRAPGTDGATAAALRRTDTLGEGADDFPQQLAELTRFLDDDFPDGHPYARIHAIPGPVQGTADGGVQSPHRPPIWLLGSSGFSARLAGLLGLPFAFAHHFSAQNTVPALDLYRETFRPSDVLDAPYALIGVSALATDDEEEARRQVRATALNMIRLRSGRPGLFPDPDEAAKHEFTPYEEEFVQSWGGNIVHGTADEVRSGLDALQKRTGADELMLTSHAHRGELRLRSYELIADAYGLPTA, encoded by the coding sequence GTGTCGGCAGATGAGATTCGGGGGGCTACGCACGGGACCGCGCCCGTACCCCTCTCCGTACTGGACCTGGTGACCGTCGGCGTGGGGCGTACTGCCGGTGACGCGCTGCGCACCAGCGTGGCGCTGTCCCGGTTCGCGGAGGCGCGGGGGCTCCACCGGTACTGGGTCGCCGAGCACCACTCCATGCCGGGCGTGGCCTCCTCCTCGCCCGCGGTGATCCTGGCGCATCTGGCCGCCCACACCGAGCGGATCCGGCTCGGGTCGGGCGGGGTCATGCTGCCCAATCACGCCCCCCTGGTCATCGCGGAGCAGTTCGGCACGCTCGAGGCGATGGCCCCGGGCCGGATCGACCTCGGCCTGGGCCGCGCCCCGGGCACGGACGGGGCCACCGCCGCCGCCCTGCGCCGTACGGACACCCTCGGCGAAGGCGCCGACGACTTCCCGCAGCAGCTCGCCGAGCTCACCCGCTTCCTGGACGACGACTTCCCCGACGGCCACCCCTACGCGCGGATCCACGCGATCCCCGGGCCGGTGCAGGGCACCGCTGACGGCGGGGTCCAGTCGCCGCACCGCCCGCCGATCTGGCTGCTCGGCTCCTCCGGCTTCAGCGCCCGCCTGGCCGGCCTGCTGGGCCTGCCGTTCGCCTTCGCCCATCACTTCTCCGCGCAGAACACCGTCCCGGCCCTCGACCTGTACCGGGAGACCTTCCGCCCGTCCGACGTCCTTGACGCGCCCTACGCCCTCATCGGCGTCTCCGCCCTCGCCACCGACGACGAGGAGGAAGCGCGCCGGCAGGTGCGGGCCACCGCGCTGAACATGATCCGGCTGCGCAGCGGACGCCCGGGGCTCTTCCCCGACCCGGACGAGGCCGCCAAGCACGAATTCACCCCGTACGAGGAGGAGTTCGTCCAATCCTGGGGCGGCAACATCGTGCACGGCACCGCCGACGAGGTCCGCTCCGGCCTCGACGCCCTCCAGAAGCGCACGGGCGCCGACGAGTTGATGCTCACCTCGCACGCCCACCGCGGCGAGCTGCGACTGCGCTCGTACGAACTGATCGCGGACGCCTACGGGTTGCCGACCGCATAG
- a CDS encoding maleate cis-trans isomerase family protein, with translation MTALGFLYPGSFAEDDYPRIEQLLSGGIRVDVVRTDVGEGAYRVDALRRTGEPERLAAGVEELRLAGTETVVWASTAGGFVYGWEGARDQVRTLARTAGMPASSTSFAFVHAAREIGVRRVAVGATYPADLTSLFTDFLRAGGVEVTGVRAAGAASATEVGTWREEDVLTLARAADDPEAEAILLPDTALRTAAHIPLLEKSLSKPVLTANQVTVWEALRLTDRRVNAPELGTLFTREPLVQV, from the coding sequence ATGACCGCACTCGGATTCCTCTACCCGGGCAGTTTCGCCGAGGACGACTATCCGCGCATCGAGCAGCTCCTGAGCGGCGGCATCCGGGTGGACGTGGTCCGTACCGACGTCGGCGAGGGCGCGTACCGGGTGGACGCGCTGCGACGCACGGGCGAGCCGGAGCGGCTGGCGGCGGGGGTGGAGGAGCTGCGGCTGGCGGGGACGGAGACGGTGGTGTGGGCGTCCACCGCCGGCGGCTTCGTGTACGGCTGGGAGGGCGCCCGTGACCAGGTGCGCACCCTGGCCCGGACGGCGGGCATGCCGGCCTCCTCGACGTCCTTCGCCTTCGTGCACGCGGCGCGGGAGATCGGGGTACGGCGGGTGGCGGTCGGCGCGACGTACCCGGCGGACCTGACCTCCCTGTTCACGGACTTCCTGCGGGCCGGGGGCGTGGAGGTGACCGGGGTACGGGCGGCCGGGGCCGCGTCGGCGACGGAGGTCGGCACCTGGCGGGAGGAGGACGTCCTGACGCTGGCGCGCGCCGCCGACGACCCGGAAGCGGAGGCGATCCTGCTCCCGGACACCGCACTGCGCACGGCCGCCCACATCCCCCTCCTGGAGAAGTCCCTCTCCAAACCCGTCCTCACGGCCAACCAGGTCACGGTGTGGGAGGCCCTGCGCCTCACGGACCGCCGGGTGAACGCCCCCGAACTGGGCACGCTGTTCACCCGGGAACCGCTCGTACAGGTGTGA
- a CDS encoding D-2-hydroxyacid dehydrogenase, whose amino-acid sequence MPTPVPTLLVLDADPLPRLGRLTGRARVVHTDAAALAERLPAADVLLVWDFTSHAVREAWPGDGPRPRWVHTASAGVDHLMCPELAASDTVVTNARGIFDQPVAEYVAALVLAIAKDLPRTLDLQRERTWCHRETRRLAGTRACVVGSGPIGRTIARTLKALDVTTALVGRVPRTGIHGPDDLDRLMSRADWVIAAAPLTERTEGMFDLRRFGVMQPSAHFINVGRGGLVVEDALAEALSRRWIAGAALDVFADEPLTPESPLWRIPGLIVSPHMSGDTVGWRDELGAQFVELFERWSAGRPLVNVVDKQRGYVPGH is encoded by the coding sequence TTGCCGACGCCCGTGCCGACCCTCCTCGTGCTCGACGCCGACCCCCTCCCCCGCCTCGGCCGCCTCACCGGTCGCGCCCGCGTCGTGCACACGGACGCGGCCGCCCTCGCCGAGCGCCTCCCGGCGGCCGACGTCCTGCTGGTCTGGGACTTCACCTCGCACGCGGTGCGCGAGGCCTGGCCGGGTGACGGTCCCCGCCCGCGCTGGGTGCACACGGCGAGCGCGGGCGTCGACCATCTGATGTGCCCGGAGCTCGCCGCCTCCGACACCGTGGTGACCAATGCCCGCGGGATCTTCGACCAGCCCGTCGCCGAGTACGTCGCCGCCCTGGTCCTGGCGATCGCCAAGGACCTGCCCCGCACCCTGGACCTCCAGAGGGAGCGGACCTGGTGCCACCGCGAGACCCGGCGGCTGGCGGGCACGCGCGCGTGCGTGGTGGGCTCCGGGCCCATCGGCCGTACGATCGCCCGGACGCTGAAGGCCCTCGACGTCACCACCGCCCTCGTCGGACGCGTCCCGCGCACCGGCATCCACGGCCCCGACGACCTGGACCGGCTGATGTCCCGCGCGGACTGGGTGATCGCGGCGGCGCCGCTGACCGAGCGGACCGAGGGCATGTTCGACCTCCGCCGCTTCGGCGTGATGCAGCCCTCGGCGCACTTCATCAACGTAGGCCGCGGCGGTCTCGTCGTCGAGGACGCGCTCGCCGAGGCGCTGTCCAGGCGCTGGATCGCGGGCGCGGCCCTGGACGTGTTCGCCGACGAACCCCTCACCCCCGAAAGCCCGTTGTGGCGGATCCCTGGTCTGATCGTGTCCCCGCACATGAGCGGCGACACGGTCGGTTGGCGGGACGAACTCGGCGCGCAGTTCGTGGAGCTGTTCGAGCGTTGGTCCGCGGGAAGACCCCTGGTCAACGTGGTCGACAAGCAGCGCGGATACGTGCCGGGCCACTGA
- the ehuB gene encoding ectoine/hydroxyectoine ABC transporter substrate-binding protein EhuB yields the protein MAPRLGRRQRTAGPPPGSGHSRRTVLTALGGLGALGAAGCTRVATAAGANGGDLLDRLKAQGVVRLGIAGEIPFGYIDRDGHLTGEAPELAKAVFKRLGVGRVQPVPTEFGSLIPGLNSQQFDVVAAGMYVNPDRCEQVIFADPDYQMLDSFIVRKGNPMDLHDYKDVVAKKAKFATGTGYAEIQYAVEAGYKESDILIVPDQVAGLNAVEAGRADVFAGTALTTREVVKKSAKAEATKAFTPLVEGQPHVDGGAFAFRSAETRLRDAFNVELRRLKKSGELFRILRPFGFTEAEMTDLTAKELCGG from the coding sequence ATGGCTCCACGACTTGGCAGACGGCAGCGCACAGCCGGGCCCCCACCCGGGTCCGGACACTCACGGCGGACGGTGCTCACCGCGCTCGGCGGGCTCGGCGCCCTGGGAGCCGCGGGCTGCACGCGGGTGGCCACCGCGGCCGGCGCGAACGGCGGCGACCTGCTCGACCGGCTCAAGGCCCAGGGTGTCGTACGGCTCGGGATCGCCGGCGAGATCCCCTTCGGGTACATCGACAGGGACGGCCATCTCACGGGCGAAGCACCGGAGTTGGCGAAGGCCGTCTTCAAGCGGCTCGGCGTCGGCCGGGTCCAGCCGGTGCCGACCGAGTTCGGCTCGCTCATCCCCGGACTGAACTCCCAGCAGTTCGACGTCGTGGCCGCCGGGATGTACGTCAATCCCGACCGCTGCGAGCAGGTGATCTTCGCCGATCCCGACTACCAGATGCTCGACTCCTTCATCGTGCGCAAGGGCAATCCGATGGACCTGCACGACTACAAGGACGTCGTGGCGAAGAAGGCGAAGTTCGCGACCGGAACCGGATACGCCGAGATCCAGTACGCCGTGGAGGCGGGGTACAAGGAGAGCGACATCCTGATCGTCCCCGACCAGGTCGCCGGGCTGAACGCCGTGGAGGCCGGACGCGCCGACGTGTTCGCCGGTACGGCGCTCACCACCCGCGAGGTCGTCAAGAAGTCCGCCAAGGCCGAGGCCACCAAGGCCTTCACCCCGCTCGTCGAGGGCCAACCCCATGTGGACGGGGGCGCGTTCGCGTTCCGGTCGGCCGAGACGCGGCTGCGGGACGCCTTCAACGTGGAGCTGCGCCGGCTGAAGAAGAGCGGCGAACTCTTCCGGATCCTGCGGCCGTTCGGCTTCACCGAGGCCGAGATGACCGACCTCACCGCGAAGGAGCTGTGCGGCGGATGA
- the ehuC gene encoding ectoine/hydroxyectoine ABC transporter permease subunit EhuC, with amino-acid sequence MTTGLWKLVLEGVWTTVQLLVLSALLATAVSFAVGIARTHRLRTVRFLAGFYTEVFRGTSALVMIFWVFFVLPVAFGWQLVPLWAGTLALGLTYGAYGAEIVRGALTAVDPAQREGGVALSFTPWQRLRLILLPQAVPEMIPSFCNLLVELLKGTALVSITGMGDLAFSGNLVRLALQESAHIYTYLLLIYFAIAFVITRLMRGLEKRLKAGIGKDPGTESAARELKRARTTGVGAAGGGVA; translated from the coding sequence ATGACCACGGGCCTGTGGAAACTCGTACTCGAAGGAGTCTGGACCACCGTCCAACTGCTGGTGCTCAGCGCCCTGCTGGCCACGGCGGTCTCCTTCGCCGTGGGCATCGCCCGCACCCACCGGCTGCGGACCGTCCGCTTCCTCGCCGGCTTCTACACCGAGGTGTTCCGCGGCACCTCGGCGCTGGTGATGATCTTCTGGGTGTTCTTCGTGCTGCCGGTCGCCTTCGGCTGGCAGCTGGTGCCGCTGTGGGCGGGCACCCTGGCGCTCGGGCTGACCTACGGGGCGTACGGCGCGGAGATCGTGCGCGGCGCGCTGACCGCGGTCGACCCGGCGCAGCGCGAGGGCGGTGTCGCGCTGAGCTTCACGCCCTGGCAGCGGCTGCGGCTGATCCTGCTGCCGCAGGCGGTGCCGGAGATGATCCCGTCCTTCTGCAACCTGCTGGTCGAACTGCTCAAGGGCACCGCCCTGGTGTCCATCACCGGCATGGGTGATCTGGCGTTCAGCGGCAATCTGGTGCGGCTGGCGCTGCAGGAGAGCGCGCACATCTACACCTATCTGCTGCTGATCTACTTCGCGATCGCGTTCGTGATCACCCGGCTGATGCGCGGTCTGGAGAAGCGGCTGAAGGCCGGGATCGGCAAGGATCCCGGGACGGAATCCGCGGCGCGTGAGCTGAAGCGCGCGCGGACCACCGGGGTCGGGGCAGCGGGCGGTGGTGTCGCGTGA
- the ehuD gene encoding ectoine/hydroxyectoine ABC transporter permease subunit EhuD → MKWDWSAVREFMPHLWDGLLVTLQALVLGSLISFTLGLVWTLLMRTPTRFVRWPVGVVTEFVRNTPLLVQLFFLFYVLPEWGLTFSALTTGVFAIGLHYSTYTMQVYRAGIEAVPAGQWEAATALSLPVRRTWTVVILPQALRRVVPPLGNYVIAMLKDTPILMSITVLEMLGRARLFSQQHFQFTEPVTVIGVAFIVVSALASLLLRTLERRLVR, encoded by the coding sequence GTGAAGTGGGACTGGAGTGCCGTACGCGAGTTCATGCCACACCTCTGGGACGGTCTGCTGGTCACCCTGCAGGCGCTGGTCCTCGGCTCGCTGATCTCGTTCACCCTGGGGCTGGTCTGGACGCTGCTGATGCGGACGCCGACCCGCTTCGTGCGCTGGCCGGTGGGGGTGGTGACGGAGTTCGTCCGCAACACCCCGCTGCTGGTGCAGCTGTTCTTCCTCTTCTACGTGCTGCCCGAGTGGGGCCTGACCTTCTCCGCGCTGACCACCGGTGTCTTCGCGATCGGGCTGCACTACTCGACGTACACGATGCAGGTCTACCGGGCCGGCATCGAGGCCGTGCCCGCCGGGCAGTGGGAGGCGGCGACGGCGCTGAGTCTGCCGGTGCGGCGGACCTGGACGGTGGTGATCCTGCCGCAGGCCCTGCGCCGGGTGGTGCCGCCACTCGGCAACTACGTCATCGCGATGCTCAAGGACACACCGATCCTGATGTCGATCACCGTGCTGGAGATGCTGGGCCGGGCGCGGCTCTTCTCCCAGCAGCACTTCCAGTTCACCGAGCCGGTGACGGTGATCGGCGTGGCCTTCATCGTCGTCTCCGCTCTCGCCTCCCTTCTTCTGCGCACCCTGGAGCGTCGCCTTGTCCGTTGA
- the ehuA gene encoding ectoine/hydroxyectoine ABC transporter ATP-binding protein EhuA → MSVETSKQPVATDTRPTELIRLARVTKRFGDNTVLDRLDLSVQAGRHVTLIGPSGSGKTTILRLLMTLTEPDEGTITVDGQPLFPAPEKQVREVRKKIGMVFQQFNLFPNMSVLRNITEAPVTVLGLSKDEAEARARELLDLVGLADKCDARPTQLSGGQQQRVAIARALAMRPKVLLLDEVTSALDPELVAGVLDLLRDIARTTDITMLCVTHEMNFARDISDQVLMFDAGRIVEAGPPERIFSDPEQERTREFLSAVL, encoded by the coding sequence TTGTCCGTTGAGACCAGTAAGCAGCCAGTCGCCACCGACACCCGTCCCACCGAGTTGATCCGGCTGGCGAGGGTGACCAAGCGGTTCGGGGACAACACCGTCCTTGACCGGCTGGACCTGTCCGTCCAGGCGGGCCGGCACGTCACCCTGATCGGCCCGTCCGGCTCCGGCAAGACCACGATCCTGCGGCTGCTGATGACCCTCACCGAGCCGGACGAGGGCACGATCACCGTCGACGGGCAGCCGCTCTTCCCGGCGCCCGAGAAGCAGGTCCGGGAGGTCCGCAAGAAGATCGGGATGGTGTTCCAGCAGTTCAATCTGTTCCCGAACATGAGCGTGCTGCGGAACATCACCGAGGCCCCGGTCACCGTCCTCGGCCTGTCGAAGGACGAGGCGGAGGCCCGCGCCCGCGAGCTGCTGGACCTGGTGGGGCTCGCCGACAAGTGCGATGCCCGCCCGACCCAGCTGTCCGGCGGCCAGCAGCAGCGGGTGGCGATCGCACGGGCCCTGGCGATGCGGCCCAAGGTGCTGCTCCTGGACGAGGTGACCTCCGCGCTCGACCCCGAGCTGGTCGCGGGCGTCCTCGATCTGCTCCGGGACATCGCCCGCACCACCGACATCACGATGCTCTGTGTGACCCACGAGATGAATTTCGCCCGGGACATCTCCGACCAGGTACTGATGTTCGACGCGGGCCGTATCGTCGAGGCGGGGCCGCCTGAGCGGATCTTCAGCGATCCGGAGCAGGAGCGGACCCGGGAATTCCTCAGCGCCGTGCTCTGA
- a CDS encoding IclR family transcriptional regulator — MALMHEPTAPYHSAQDALRVLETVAQHSTGATDTELARGTGLAPERLTALLRMLRREGYVEQDADGAYVTGETLRRLGSAHGHEQALAEKLQQTLDRLRDAVGAAVYLSRYVDGEVRIGPYADSPDTPAVNEWVDFRSSAHATAIGKSLLTQLDHNARRDHLSRHKMARLTSRTITSDRLLLSRLESQPATVPVLDLQEYAVGTVCAAVPITAGSSVGCLALSLPLEQAHRLKRAADALNRNAAPVLLSLAI; from the coding sequence GTGGCGCTGATGCACGAGCCGACCGCCCCGTACCACTCCGCCCAGGACGCCCTGCGTGTCCTGGAGACCGTGGCACAACACTCGACCGGCGCCACCGACACGGAACTGGCCCGCGGCACCGGCCTGGCCCCCGAGCGCCTGACCGCGCTGCTGCGCATGCTGCGCCGCGAGGGGTACGTGGAGCAGGACGCCGACGGCGCGTACGTCACCGGGGAGACCCTCAGGCGCCTCGGCTCAGCCCACGGCCATGAGCAGGCGCTCGCCGAGAAGCTCCAGCAGACCCTGGACCGGCTGCGCGACGCGGTCGGCGCCGCCGTGTATCTGAGCCGGTACGTGGACGGCGAGGTGCGGATCGGCCCGTACGCCGACAGCCCGGACACGCCCGCGGTCAACGAGTGGGTGGACTTCCGCTCCTCCGCCCATGCCACCGCGATCGGCAAGAGCCTGCTCACCCAGCTCGACCACAACGCCCGCCGCGACCACCTCTCCCGTCACAAGATGGCCCGCCTCACCTCGCGCACCATCACCAGCGACAGACTCCTCCTCTCCCGTCTGGAGTCCCAGCCGGCGACGGTGCCCGTCCTGGACCTCCAGGAGTACGCGGTCGGCACGGTGTGCGCGGCAGTGCCGATCACGGCGGGTTCCTCGGTGGGCTGTCTGGCACTGTCCCTGCCGCTGGAGCAGGCACACCGGCTGAAGCGCGCGGCGGACGCCCTCAACCGCAACGCGGCGCCGGTACTGCTTTCGCTGGCGATCTAG